One Pectobacterium cacticida genomic window, TTGATTAAACCTGCGAAAAGCAGTATCAAATCCTTCCTTGATGTTATCAGAAAAGAGATCAGAGCAGGCATTGCGCTACCTACAGCTTCGTTAATAGGCTTGCTCAACCGTAAAATAACAGGCTGGGTAAACTATTATCATCATGTGGTGGCAAAAGCGGTCTTCAGTAAAATCGACACCGCCATCTTTTGGGCTCTTTATCGCATGATAAGGCGAAAACATAGCAGGAAATCAAAGGGCTGGCTTTACCGAAAGTATTACGGTAACAGAGGGATGCGTCGCTGGATATTTCACTCGGTCTATCAGGTGAAGAGTGGCGAAAGCAGGATAATTAGCCTGAAACAAGCCTCAGCAACGCCAGTACGACGTCACCGACAAATCCGTTCAGCCGCCAATCCCTACGATGTGGAATACCTTGATTACTTTAAAGAGCGAATGCGGAAATATCCTCCACAGCAGGAGGTTGCCGGGTCAGAGTAATCTGGCTTTATGAAGGGCTGAGCCGTGTGCGGGGAAACTTGCACGCACGGTTCTGAGGAGAGGGAGTCGCAGAAATGCGGCTCTCTTATCCGACTAACTGCCACCGTAGGGAGCGTTCAGAATTCTGTGTCACGGTAAAAATATTACAGCGTAATCACGCTATTCAGCCGCCCGTCAAAATAGATGGCTAACTGCGACAATGTCAAATTCCAGTTCTGGATAGGCATTGTCCACTTCTCCTGCGCATTCAGCAGCCCCAGATAAAGCAGCTTCAACAGGCTGTTTTCATTAGGGAACGCGCCTTTGGTTTTCGTCAGTTTCCTGAACTGACGGTGCACCGACTCAATGGCATTGGTTGTGTAAATAACCTTGCGGATATCTGCGGGATAGCGGAAGTACGCCGACAGATTTTCCCCTTTCCGACGCCACGACTGGATAACCCCCGGATACTGCTGACCCCAGCGGGCTTCCAGTTCATCCAGTGCGGTTTCCGCCGCGGCTTTCGATACCACACGGTAAACCGATTTTACCAGTATTTTTACCAGCAAAAGGGTATGGCTTCGAGTGTTTTTTAGTGGACGAGGGCGAACCTGAAGAAGGGGATAACCAATTGATAAAAAGCAAAAAAGCAGACGTCAGCGAACGTCTGCTTTCTCTAAATTGGCTCCTCTGACTGGACTCGAACCAGTGACATACGGATTAACAGTCCGCCGTTCTACCGACTGAACTACAGAGGAATCGTGTGAACGGGGCGGATGATAGCCGTCCACCTCGGCACTGTCAACGGCAAAATCCGCTTCATTGCCTGACTGTTTAGGCTATATACAGTTTGCCATCCTGATAAGTTAGTCCGTAGAGGCGCCGTGATCGACACAGTTTTGCCAACGCTTTAGACGGGCAAGAGGATCTTGACGATAAAATTTTTGAAAACAACGATATAAATCGGGGAACCGTTCATCGAGAAGCTCAGGCGCGCTGAAAAAATATTCCGATAATACAGCAAAGCATTCCGCTGGATCGTGCACCGCATAAGGATCTATGCTGGCAGCTTCTTCACCGACGAGATCAATCTCCTCCTGTAAGGCATCCATCGCACCATGTAATTGCCGTTCCCAGGCGGGAATATCACGCAACGGAATAAGAGGCACTCCGGTTGCCAAGCCAGTGCTGCGAATATCCAGCTTATGTGCGACTTCATGAATAACGAGGTTAAAACCCGATAGGTCGAAGGAGTCCTGCACTTCTTGCCAATTAAGAACTATCGGCCCCTGCTCCCAGCTTTGCCCAGACTGCATCATTTTTTCTTTATGTACGAGCCCATAATCATCCTGCCACTCCTCTTCGACCATAAATGGGCCGGGATAGATAAGGACTTCATGGAACCCATCCAGCGCATCCACGCCGAGCGATAAAACCGGTAATGCAAATAATAGCGCGATACGCTGCTGCATGGTTTCCGTTAGCATCAATCCTTGCAAGGGAATCAAGCGCTTTTGTTTCAAAAACTGGGCGGCAATTACAACCAGTCGTTGTAGCTCCTCATCACTTAGAGGGGCGAGAAGCGGCATAGAAATCGCAGCTTGCCATTGTTCAAATAATTGCACAGGAGGTTGAGTGTTTTTCCACGGCCATTTAATCATTATTATTGCTCGTTTAGTCATCACTTGGATTTAAAGGCGAGGGTTGATACTGTTAAAATGCCGCAAAAGCGGGCATCATAGCAACCGTTAAACGGAGAGATGCCGGAGCGGCTGAACGGACCGGTCTCGAAAACCGGAGTAGGGGTAACTCTACCGGGGGTTCAAATCCCCCTCTCTCCGCCAACCATTCAATAAAATCAACATCTTACACGACGATTTTGATTTTGTAATGCATACATCCCCAGCATTAAAATTGGTTTCTTTCACCCAATTTTCTTGCTTTTAACGCTGCCATTTTTATCATGTTGCTTCTTGCTGGGCATCCACTTTTACCCCCTCTAGCTCACACTCTCAAAACAAATTATCTTTAGGCCTTTGCTGGCACGCGAAAATCGCTCTGGCTGGTGGATTCACATATTTGTTTGGGAAACGGGAAGTAGATGAAAGCAAGTGAAGAGATGAAAGCGGTAAAACAGTGGTTCAAGCTGAGTAACTATGATGTTTTACAGGAGCTAACCATTAGCTGTGTGATCCATAGACATCGTTTCAATTTTCTCAGCTCAAGCCTGTAATTCTGTTCCTGTATATGCTCTTCATTGGGCTGATAGTTTGTCTGAACGGCATCAGAGTATGGCATTTGCTCAGCAAGTTCGAAGTAGCGCTCCATCGGCGTTTTACCGTTGTCAGCGCGATGAGGACGTACCCAGTTATAGTAATGCTGCCACCCAGATTTCGCAGGGAACGTAACTCCATAATCAGAGCGACTTCGCTAGCGCCAGTTTTCGTTGATGGTGAGCATTTAGGGCGGCGGCTATGGCTTTCCAGGCCAGCGATGCCCTGAGCCAGATATTCGCGCCACCATTTACGCAATGTGGGGCGAGAGATGCCACTGCGGCGGCATACGAACCCGGCATCACCGGACGTTTCATAGCGTTTTACCCACTGTAGCCGCTGCTGGATTTCTCTGTTCACAGTGAGTCATTATAGTGAAATGATGTCTATGAATCACACACCGAAGGTCTGCATAAATCCTCAATATAGAGACCCTACTTTTTATTATGGTGTGATGGATATACTCGCAGACAGTCCAGCCACCAATTCAACCCCCTCCGGCAACGTGTCTATATGAATCCGAACCGGGATACGCTGCGCGAGCCGCACCCAGCTAAAGGTTGGCTCGACATTAGGCAGGCCAAGCCCCCCGGTCTCGTCATTGTTATCATCTATTCCGCGTCCGATACTCTCAACATGACCTGTGATCACCGGCTTAAATCCCATCAGCGTAATGTGTGCAGTATTTCCCGTGCGGATATGTTGCAACTTAGTCTCTTCAAAATAACCAACCACCCAAAAACTATGGGCATCAATGATGGCAACTTTAGTTTCTCCCGCGGTGGCATAGTCGCCAGGGCGAAGCCGCAAATGTGTGACATAGCCCGCAACGACGCTGGCTGCGCTGGCTGTTTGCTGTAAATCCTCGCTGGAAATCACCCCTTTAATCTGAGAGCGTCGCCTCGCCGCATCCTGGCGCATCAGCATTTCATGACGTTTCGCCTCAACATCAGCCTGTGCGCTGACCACAGCCAATCTCAACCAGTGCGGGTCAATGGAATAGAGCACATCGCCCCGATTAACCCACTGATTATCGCGGACGGCCACATTCAGCACCGGTCCGGAGACATCCGGCGCAATCTGTACGACATCCGCACGAACTCGACCATCGCGGGTCCAGGGGGTTTGCGCATAATGTTTCCAGAGAATAAAAGCCAAAAGCGTAGCCACCGCCACAGCGCTGAACGTCAGCACGTAGCGGCCCAGTAGAGAAAGTAACGATTTCATTTAAAAAAACCCAGTTCGGTCAGCCCCTGCAACAGCAGGTAAAAAGTAATAATGAAGACGGAAAAATCGATCATCGGTCTAAAGGGCAAGCGGCGGTAACCCTTGCTGAAAGAGAAAAGATGTACGAGAAATAGTGTACAGGTCAGTGCAACGAGGGCAATTACCAGCAGACCGGGTACAAAAACGCCCTCAATATTGAAATCATTGATCATTAGCAGGCTCCATTTTCTGAACGCTTAATGCGCAGTAAAGATCAACCAGTTGATCAACATAATGCCGCGATAGTTCATCTGTTACGCTCAAGCTGCGCTCAGTCAGACTGGCGATCCGTTGAAGTAAGGTGTCAATATCTGTCGAGTGTGTAAGAAGGGTGAGCACTTCTTTTATTTCTTTGTTCGCATGCGCATCACATCGGCGTAATCGCATTACACACAGCCCTACACGCAGGGCGTACAACAAATGATGTGCCCGTTCCGGTGACTGTCCGCTGCGCTGCAATCGCGGCAGTATCAACGCTGCCCGATCGATCATAAGGTTGGTCCAGAGGGTTTCGTCTGTATTCAGCACACCTTTCACGCTGCGGTTAATATCTCGCTGGCATAATTGAAGCAGGCGATTTATTGCCGCATCTGCCTGTACAGTTTGCAGAAAGCCCATGCTGAATACCGCAAAGCCAGTTGCAGAAAATAGTGCGATAGCGGTATTCACCGCCACGGCAAAATCCCCGCTGTAATGTGCACCCAGTTCGCACAAAATAGGCAGCGTCAGTGTGATCCCCATCGCCATAAACGTGGTGGGCGGTCTGGCCTGGAGCGATCCAGCCAGCAGATAGATCGGAGCTAAAACCGTTACCAGCACGATAAAATCACTGACTTGCGGTAGGAGAACGAAGCTGTAGATCAGGCTTATCACAACCCCCCAGAGGGAGCCAATAATGTATTTCACAATATGTGGGGCAGGCGTATCGAAGCTGCCAAACAGTGTGCAACAAACGCCAAGGATAGATACTGCCGTACCGCCATCAGGCCATGCCGAGAAAATCCACACCATGCAGCCGCTCAGAATGATAGTGAAAGCGCCCAGTGCGGTGCGGGCAGCAGTAAGAGGATCGCGGTGGAATACATACCCTTTCACGGTATTCATTTCCGGGTGCGCAGGCATCTGATTGGCGTGATGAATAGCATCCGAAAGACGATAGCACTGCTGCACGAGGACAATGGCCTCTAACAGGTAGCGCATAAAACTTAGACGCAGCGCTTCTTCAAACGTCAGCTCATACACTGAATAGCGCTGTAGTAATTTTTCACTCCTTTTTTTGAGCGCTTCACCCTCGCTTTTGAATTTTCCTTCATCTTTGCAGGCCAACCAGACCTCAACATCACCCAGCAGAATTTGCACATCTACAGGTATCGTCGCTATCAGCGCTAAACGGTCGCGTAACTCACAGTTAACAATGACTAATCGCGCAAGCCTGTCATGAAGCCTTTTTCTCGCTTGCCGGACCGGTACAGAGAACGCAAAATCATAAGGGACATGATGGCTGATACCCTGCAGGAATTGTAATGCCAGTGCCATATGCAGCGGCCCGGAAGCAGCGTCGGGTTTGCCTGCTAAAGTCTCTGCGATACGCTGTCGCGCCGCGAGTAGCGTCTGCGACAATTTACTGTTGAACTGGCCTGAGATGCGCGCGGGCAATACATAGCGATGAATAAGTGCCGCGCAGAAGATACCGATCATGATTTCCTGTACCCGAACAATAGCGATGTTAAAAATCGCACCAGGATCGGATACCGCAGGGAAGCCAATCAGACTCGCAGTGTAACCAGCCAGGACGAAACCATAGGCGCGGGGCGTGCGTTCCAGCAAGGATAAATAGAGGCAGAAGGTGATCCAGCCCGTAAGTATCACACTGAAAAATAACGGCATATTCACAAAAGCAGGTACAATTAATACCGTTATGCCCGCGCCGACTACCGTTCCCACCAGACGATACAGACTTCTGCTCAGCGACGCTCCGACGGAGGTTTGGGAAACAATATACACGGTGATAATTGCCCAAGAAGGCCGCTCCAGGCCAATTGACAGTGCAATGTAGTATGCGAGCATCGCTGCGGCAAAACTCTTCGCGGAATAGAGCAGAGCGTTCGCATCATTCAGTAGTGAAGGAAAAGCCATACCGCGAAGACGTTGGCATATCGTGTGTAAAAAATGAAAGTAACTCGCGTTAATTTTTTTCATGCCGGAAATTATTACCGGCTTGCATATCCACTTAAATACTCTATTCTGTCAAAAAAATACCTAAATGTTGCCAATCTATGTTACCCCCACTCGCCAATACGCTGTTTGATCCGGATGCCACCCCCTGCCCCGCAGTCGCGCGTCATTTGGATTTTGTCGATTACGCGGCCGAAGTGCCTGTGCATACGCACCGCAAAGGGCAATTGATTATTGCCCTCTATGGGGCGGTCATTTGTCGCGCCGAAAATGATATCTGGATCGTGCCGCCTGATTGTGCCGTCTGGATCCCTGGGGGAGTGCCGCACAGCGCCAAAGCTACTTGGAATGCGCATCTCAACTATCTGTTTATCGAACCTGGAGCTGTCGCGCTGCCGGAGCGATGCTGTACTCTGGCAATTTCCAGTCTGATTAAAGAACTTGTTGCCCGTTTAACCCGCGAGGGCGTCGAATATCCACCGGAAAGCCATCCCGCCAGACTGACCAGAGTAACACTCGATGAATTAGCCACCATGCCTCAGCAGAAACTGAGCCTCCCTGTGTCGTCGCATCCTAAAATCCGCGCCATGGCCGATGCTCTGGTCAGTCAACCTGATGACCGAAGCACATTCAAAGCATGGGCAAAAAGACTGGCGCTTAGCGAGCGTTCTCTCGCGCGTTTAATGCTGCGCGAAACCGGGTTGACGTTCGGACGCTGGCGTCAGCAACTGCAACTGATAATTGCTCTCCGGGAACTGGCTAGCGGCGTTTCAGTTCAGAATGTTGCAGCTAATCTGGGGTATGAATCGGTTAATGCGTTTATCACCATGTTCAAAAAAACAATGGGCAGTACACCCGCGCACTATTTTGCCGAAAGGAAAACAAGCGCACACCTAACCGATATTTAGCGACATCAGGTTATCCAGGAAACCAGAGGTGAGTCATAGAGCCGTATGCAGCATCCTGATGTATCCGTCTCCCTGTGCGGGGTACCGCACCACAGAATCTTTATCGCATGGAACACGTGCGATGATGGGATTGCTAGTATGAAGTATGAGCGCTACCTCACGTTTTATATAAGAATTAGCCCCGATGTTGGCCCTGATTAGGCGGGGCATTAAGCGCTATGGCGCAGGCCGTATCCTAAATAACCCGCCTTTTACGCCCCTATTCAGGCGATTGGCTACCCTACCTAAAAGCATAATAGTGTCGATAACATCATTATCGTAGGTATTTGTCACTGTGAGCGATTTGTATACCGCCGAAGGCACAATGGATAAAAATTCCCTTTGGAAGCGCTATGTTCCTCTGGTGCGCCATGAAGCCTTGCGTTTACAGGTTCGTCTCCCCGCGAGTGTTGAGCTTGACGATCTGCTGCAAGCAGGGGGTATCGGTTTGCTCAGTGCCGTCGAACGCTATGATTCGTTACAAGGTACAGCATTTACAACCTATGCCGTTCAACGGATCCGTGGTTCGATGTTGGATGAATTACGTAGCCGTGACTGGGCTCCACGCAGTGTGCGGCGTAATGCGCGGGAAGTGGCACAGGCAATGCAGCAGGCTGAACAACAACTTGGCCGAGCGCCAACGGAGCAGGAAGTGGCTCAGGCTCTGAATATTTCGCTTGAAGATTATCGACAGATATTGCTGGATACGAATAACAGCCAGCTTTTTTCTTACGATGAATGGCGTGAAGAGCATGGTGATAGTGCTGAGGCCCTATTGGAAGGCAACGAAGAGGCGAATCCACTTTATCAACTCATGGAAGGCAGTTTACGCAATCGCGTCATGGATGCGATCGATAGCCTTCCAGAACGTGAGAAACTGGTATTGACGCTTTATTATCAGGAAGAATTGAACCTGAAAGAGATCGGTGCTGTTCTTGAAGTAGGGGAGTCTAGGGTCAGTCAGTTGCATAGCCAGGCGATAAAGCGTCTACGTGTGAAATTAATGAATGATGTTTAATTGCGCAACGTAGTAATATTGTTATTAATATATATTTTTGGCCAATGAAGCCGTAGGAAAATGTAACCATCTAGTGCTGTTGAGTATTAGGCAGTCGCATTGAGATGGTCATTTAGCCTGTTTTATTGCATTCAACTTCTATCGTAATAAGCATAATTATGGCTTCTCGCTGATATATATATTTTTGTCATGGAATGGATTCATGCACTCATCAATTCGGAAGAAACAGCTGCTAAGCCGTTATCTGAAAGACTTTAAACAGAGACAGACCCATTGTTCACAATGTGATAAGAAACTTGACCGTGTTTCTTTAGTATTTCGTGATCAACTTATCAATAAAAAATCGATTGGTAGTATTGACAGGTTGATCGACGATGCAATGTGGGCAGACCTGCAACAAGAATTAATCCCACTTTGTCGCTTTTGTAGCGAAATATTATGCAATACCCATGCTTGCTATTTCGATATTAAAGCATTCACTCAATATTTAATCGAACAAACCGATGTTCGTCAAAGTACAATGCGAGAGTATGTCATTCGTCTGCGGCGTTTGGATGAATTACTCGTTGCTAATAATTATCCTGCGGAGACTTTTTCGAAAAACCAATATGGTGTGCAGCAACGGGTGTGTGATTATCTACCCGGCATTGAACAAAGTATTTACCGTAGCGCCCTACGCAAATACGATCAATATCTGAACTGGCAGAGACATTTTTGACAGCACAGGTGCATCGCATCTAGATGTGAGCGCGTATCACCTCTAGGTGCCAGCATGTACTTTAGAAAGCATTCAATGTTGGTGAGGAGACTAAAAAAATATCAGTACTTGAGGGCACCTTGTCTCTCAGGACGAGATTGCCAAATCGCTAAAAGCTGACTATATGTAAGTATTATGGCAGTGTAAAAATGCTTGCATCACAGGGGTAAATTATTGCACTGTCATACTAATGAAATCATTCAACACTAATTTTTAGGCATGGGTTCTGTCGTGCGATCATTCATTGTTCTGTGGAATAGTCTTTGACATAGTGAGGAGCGCGAATGGTAATGTCCTTTGGTGGACGTAGTAGTCGATGTCAAAATTTTACACTGCTGACTCGCCGTCGCGAGGGATACCCCTTCCACTTATCTTCGATGTTGTGTCATTCTTTTTTTACCCAAGTCCAACTTTCTCTTTCTTTGATTATCCTATTATTCATAGATGCTCGGCTCGCTTTGCACTTAGCATCATGGATGAATCATGAGTACTTTCTGTCCGCTATAGGCTTAATAAGGAAGCCTGACCTCGTTAGTGAGTTAAACGTCGCGCACTGCAAAGCAGTGCGGTAAGTGAAACAAACTGTAAGGTGTCACTATGGGAAGACAAAAAGCAGTGATCAAAGCTCGTCGTGAAGCGAAACGTGTTATTCGTCGTGAGTCGCGTAGCCATCGTCAGCGAGAGGAAGAATCGGTCACTTCTCTGGTACAAATGGGGGGCATTGAAACCATCGGAATGGCTCGTGAGAGCCGCGATAATTCGATTCTTCAAGCCCGTACTGTTGCCCAGGAACATTATTTGTCTGCGATAGAAAATAAACAGCTTATTTTTGCCACGGGTGAAGCGGGGTGCGGTAAAACCTACCTGAGCGCAGCGAAAGCAGCGGAAGCGCTAATCCATAAAGAAGTCGAGCGTATTATTGTTACACGCCCGGTGTTGCAAGCCGATGAGGATCTTGGCTTTTTACCCGGTGATATCACGGAGAAGTTTGCGCCATATTTCCGCCCGGTTTACGACATTCTCTTAAGGCGATTGGGTTCCTCTTTTATGCAGTACTGCCTGAGACCAGAAATTGCCAAGGTAGAAATTGCACCTTTTGCCTACATGCGTGGGAGGACGTTTGAAAACGCGATGGTGATTCTGGATGAAGCGCAAAATGTGACGGTGAGCCAAATGAAGATGTTTCTGACGCGACTGGGTGAAAATGTCACCGTTATCGTTAATGGTGATGTAACGCAGTGTGACTTGCCCACTGGAGTAAAATCTGGACTGAGTGATGCATTGGAACGGTTCGCTGAGGATGACATGATTGGCGTGGTCACTTTCGGCAAAGAGGACTGTGTGCGTTCGGCATTATGCCAACGCACACTTCATGCATACGACTGATATCTGGTCGGCGCGGGCTTGGTTAGCGGCCTAATCATAAAACGCCTTTGCTTATGCCAAAGGCGTTTTTTTGTGCGGGGTCCCAAGTTTAACCATGTAGATCATGTCTTACCTTTCCTCTCTGTGGCTGCGCGGCGTGGTTAAAATAGCCACGATGAGGTGTAACAGTGAACGGGATCATATTTTGTTAACGACGAGCAGACTACGCTTTTTATCTATAGATAAGTAATCACCCTACTGGAGAGGCAATAATGTACACGAATATCTTGGTACCAATAGATATAGAAGAAGATGAACTGACGTCGCAGGCGCTAACGCATGCGGTCAGATTGGCGAAAATGTCAGGGGCAGCAATACATCTTTTTCATTCTCTACCCGATGCGTCGGCATTTTTATCTGCGTATTCTTTTGGTATCAAAGAATTCGAGAATGAGGCGGTGGTGAAAGCAAGTGATAGATTGAAATCACTGGTGCAAAAAATTGATTTGCCTGCGTCGCGTTTATCTTTTAGTGTCAGCTTCGGCGCGGCACGAGACGAAGTGTTAGCGCTGGCAGAGGAGATGGAGGCCGATCTTATCGTGATTGGTTCGCGACGACCGAATGTAAAAACCTACCTGCTTGGGTCAAATGCGGCAGCCATTGTCCGTCATGCAAAGATATCCGTGTTAGTTGTTCGCTAATTGTTACGTTGTGCTGCACACCGGGTGTGTTCTTAAGCGGCCAAGCGTTTCACCAGATGCCTGAAAAGAATATTGCGCTGCTTGTTGCCTCAGAAAATGGAGAACAATAATACAACCGGGAAGCTCAATGGCCAGGTCAGCCCTATCATCAATGATGCCAAAAACCGCATGAACAACGATTTATCTTTACTTAACAAGAAAGTAACAGTTAAAGAAATAACAAAACCAAACATATAGATAAGTTTAATGAGTTCCCAGAGGGCGTGGTGTGACACATTGGCTTCCTTTTATTCTCGTCGCGCCTGCATTCTATGGTGTTAAAATTTTATGATCAATTCTTTAACCTATAATGGGCTATCGATGGGCACCACAGCATGTATATTGTACTACAATGATGACTTACCGAGCTGAATGACGCTTCAGTGTGACCATGATACCCGCGATTGGCGCGGGCATAGATGATGATTTTTTTCCATGTCAATATTCAGTATGGTAGAAAATGGCGGAATTTCTGATGGATAGATCATAAATTTGATTATTTCGTTATCAAGCGCTCTTATTGCGATGCTGACCAATACTGGGTATACGCGATAAATATAAGAGCAAGGTAATCATCCTCACGCTAAGAAATTAATTAATTTCCTATTGTGACAGAAATATTAAATTTTTATTTCAGTATAGACATTATCTGCCAGCTGTCATAGCTTACTATTTTACCCCATGAGAAAGGTAATAAAATGAGTGAGATATCAAGTTTGTCCCTGAAAATTTCTCCCGAGCTGAAAGAAAAAATTAAAGCTGCAGCTGTCGAAAATGGTGTATCCATTAGCGCAGAAGTGAGTGCTCGATTGCTGAAGAGCTTTGACGATATTCATCAGCCTTCCGCTTTGTCTTCTGAATCCGTTGATAATCAGGCCACTGAAGAAATTGGTACTGAAGCGCCATTAACGCAGAAAGAGCTGAAGAAACTTCGGGAGCTACTGAAAGGAAAATCCAAATCAGCTTCCAGAAAAAAATAGTTCTGTAGCGTATGATGATTTTCTAATGCTGTGTTAAATAAAAAATAAGCGTCCAGACTGCCGTTTAAAAGCGTCTGGGCGTTTTTTTATAGTCTTATCAAAATACGGCAGTAGGTTTTAAAAATGGCAAACATTCATATTTTTAAATGCAGTGTCATTATCGTTATTTCCAGATAAAGATGTTAAATCCGATAGTGTTATTAAATTTATTGGGAGTTATTATTATTTATTTTTGATATCTATTATTATCTGGCAAAGGTAAATTTGGTTATCAAAATGTTGCTTATCTTATAAATAGATAGATTTTAAATTAACGATCGATTAGATAGATATTAAAGTTCTACGTTAAGAAATATAAAGATTATCAACATAAGGCCGATACCGTCTTTGGTGTGGCAAAAATGAGACCTGACTGATATTGACGCGTTATTGCGACTATTAAATTTTAATAGCCGTGACGATATTGCTTTGAGATTCAATCGAAGATAAGAAACCCAGTGTTGAATTCTGGCATGAGGTGCGTAGTCAGAGGCGAAGCGGTGGTTGAGAGGTAAAATTGTGTTTTTTTTACGCCAATCTCTGCAGGACTTCGCTTTCACAAACTGTATTCGTTTAGGTCAAATTGTTTACACCGTAAGAGAGGTGGTTGGTGAGTTTTTATCAGGACGGTATTAATGAATCTCATCGTCGCATGCCGGAGGCCTGACACGGGTATGCTTTTTGAAGGGATATTGCTTTTTATTACCTGTTTTTAAATTGATTGAGATGTTTAATTAAGGAGATGTTAATGGGTTTTTCCAACTGGCGTATAGGATATCGATTAGGTGCAGGGTTTTCTTTTTTAGTATTGATGCTGTTATTAATCGGTGGCGTTGCTATGTCGAAGTTAGGACACTTTCATGAAAGTATGGATGATATTGTCTTGCAAAATTATCCACTAACCGTAAAAAGCCATGATCTGATCAATGAACTCAATGGTTATCTCAATAATCAACAGTTGCTGCTGTTACTCAAATCCCAAAGCGAAATCAATAAACAATTGACGGTTAATGACGCGCATTCTAAAAATATATCTTCACTCATGGAGTATTTAAATCAGTCTGTAAGTGATGATAAATCGATCACTGTGCTACGGGATATTGGCAGTATCCGTAGTGATTTCCTGGACTCTGCGAAAAAACTTACTTCGTTTATTATTGCGGGAAATACTGAGGCAGCAGCCCAAGAATACTTTAATGTAACACGCGTGTTGCAGGGAAAATATACCAGTAAAGTCAATGAATTTATCGGCATACAGAATGAAAAAATGTCATCGTCAGCCCAGGAAGTGGGAAGGAGCTATCAAAATGCGCTGATGATTCTTGCCACCATTATTATCAGCAGTACGTTGGCTGGATTGGTTATTGCTGCGTTAATTACCAGGAGCGTCACTCGACCGCTACAGGACGCGCTAGCGCTAGCCGATAATGTTGCAAAAGGTGATTTGAGCTCGGAAATTTTTACCCACAGTAAAGACGAG contains:
- a CDS encoding RNA polymerase sigma factor FliA, with translation MSDLYTAEGTMDKNSLWKRYVPLVRHEALRLQVRLPASVELDDLLQAGGIGLLSAVERYDSLQGTAFTTYAVQRIRGSMLDELRSRDWAPRSVRRNAREVAQAMQQAEQQLGRAPTEQEVAQALNISLEDYRQILLDTNNSQLFSYDEWREEHGDSAEALLEGNEEANPLYQLMEGSLRNRVMDAIDSLPEREKLVLTLYYQEELNLKEIGAVLEVGESRVSQLHSQAIKRLRVKLMNDV
- the fliZ gene encoding flagella biosynthesis regulatory protein FliZ, with the protein product MHSSIRKKQLLSRYLKDFKQRQTHCSQCDKKLDRVSLVFRDQLINKKSIGSIDRLIDDAMWADLQQELIPLCRFCSEILCNTHACYFDIKAFTQYLIEQTDVRQSTMREYVIRLRRLDELLVANNYPAETFSKNQYGVQQRVCDYLPGIEQSIYRSALRKYDQYLNWQRHF
- a CDS encoding AraC family transcriptional regulator; the protein is MLPPLANTLFDPDATPCPAVARHLDFVDYAAEVPVHTHRKGQLIIALYGAVICRAENDIWIVPPDCAVWIPGGVPHSAKATWNAHLNYLFIEPGAVALPERCCTLAISSLIKELVARLTREGVEYPPESHPARLTRVTLDELATMPQQKLSLPVSSHPKIRAMADALVSQPDDRSTFKAWAKRLALSERSLARLMLRETGLTFGRWRQQLQLIIALRELASGVSVQNVAANLGYESVNAFITMFKKTMGSTPAHYFAERKTSAHLTDI
- a CDS encoding HlyD family secretion protein, whose protein sequence is MKSLLSLLGRYVLTFSAVAVATLLAFILWKHYAQTPWTRDGRVRADVVQIAPDVSGPVLNVAVRDNQWVNRGDVLYSIDPHWLRLAVVSAQADVEAKRHEMLMRQDAARRRSQIKGVISSEDLQQTASAASVVAGYVTHLRLRPGDYATAGETKVAIIDAHSFWVVGYFEETKLQHIRTGNTAHITLMGFKPVITGHVESIGRGIDDNNDETGGLGLPNVEPTFSWVRLAQRIPVRIHIDTLPEGVELVAGLSASISITP
- the mtfA gene encoding DgsA anti-repressor MtfA; its protein translation is MIKWPWKNTQPPVQLFEQWQAAISMPLLAPLSDEELQRLVVIAAQFLKQKRLIPLQGLMLTETMQQRIALLFALPVLSLGVDALDGFHEVLIYPGPFMVEEEWQDDYGLVHKEKMMQSGQSWEQGPIVLNWQEVQDSFDLSGFNLVIHEVAHKLDIRSTGLATGVPLIPLRDIPAWERQLHGAMDALQEEIDLVGEEAASIDPYAVHDPAECFAVLSEYFFSAPELLDERFPDLYRCFQKFYRQDPLARLKRWQNCVDHGASTD
- a CDS encoding FUSC family protein, coding for MKKINASYFHFLHTICQRLRGMAFPSLLNDANALLYSAKSFAAAMLAYYIALSIGLERPSWAIITVYIVSQTSVGASLSRSLYRLVGTVVGAGITVLIVPAFVNMPLFFSVILTGWITFCLYLSLLERTPRAYGFVLAGYTASLIGFPAVSDPGAIFNIAIVRVQEIMIGIFCAALIHRYVLPARISGQFNSKLSQTLLAARQRIAETLAGKPDAASGPLHMALALQFLQGISHHVPYDFAFSVPVRQARKRLHDRLARLVIVNCELRDRLALIATIPVDVQILLGDVEVWLACKDEGKFKSEGEALKKRSEKLLQRYSVYELTFEEALRLSFMRYLLEAIVLVQQCYRLSDAIHHANQMPAHPEMNTVKGYVFHRDPLTAARTALGAFTIILSGCMVWIFSAWPDGGTAVSILGVCCTLFGSFDTPAPHIVKYIIGSLWGVVISLIYSFVLLPQVSDFIVLVTVLAPIYLLAGSLQARPPTTFMAMGITLTLPILCELGAHYSGDFAVAVNTAIALFSATGFAVFSMGFLQTVQADAAINRLLQLCQRDINRSVKGVLNTDETLWTNLMIDRAALILPRLQRSGQSPERAHHLLYALRVGLCVMRLRRCDAHANKEIKEVLTLLTHSTDIDTLLQRIASLTERSLSVTDELSRHYVDQLVDLYCALSVQKMEPANDQ
- a CDS encoding DUF1656 domain-containing protein, with translation MINDFNIEGVFVPGLLVIALVALTCTLFLVHLFSFSKGYRRLPFRPMIDFSVFIITFYLLLQGLTELGFFK